The region GTCTCTCGCAGCTTTTCCTCGGTGCAGGTCTCCTCACAGCAGGCTGACGAGTCGGGGGACGTGGTGGTCCAGGCCCGGCATGTGGCTGTGTCACAGGACGGAGGGAGCACCAGCGACGAGTGGCATCCCAGCAGCCCCAGCGGCCCCAGCAgtcccagcagcagcacaggATCTCACTGCGGGTTCTACTCCTTCGTTGAGGACCCAATGAGTCCGGAGGCGGAGCTGAACGAGGCGTGGATGGTGTCGCCTCAGAGAGCGGTTCAGCTGGCAACATTGAAGGAGGACCAAGGCTTCAAACTGCAGAcctacagcagcagcaagaaaCCGGGGAGCCTGTTCTCTGACAGCAGTGACTTGGAGTACAAACTGGACCCAAACAACCACATAGAGGCAGTTGGGGACaaagaggagcagcagcttCGGCAGGACATCATCCGCAGCCAGGCCCCAAAGAAGAACCTGAAGCTCGTGGAGCGGCTGAGTGCGCTGCAGGATCTGGACCTGAGCAGATCGCCGAACAAGCTGATGGAAGGTTTCAGTTTGAGCTTCAGTCCTGTCACCATCAAACCAGAACCCCCTCGCCCCACTGAGCAAGGCATCGTCGACAAGGAGCAGATCAACTTCAGCGCTGCCCGGCAGCAGTTCCTGAAGATGGAGCAGGAGCGATTGAAAGCCCCCATCCCTCTGAGGTCctcaaaaacacacctgaactcatCTCTGCAGCCGGATGCTGATGTGTCCTCGTGGAGGCGGCCAGAGACAGACAACCGGGTGAAGACAGAAGACCGGGTGGAGAGAGACGACCGGGTGGTGACAGAAGACCGGGTGGAGACAGACAACCGGGTGAAGACAGACAACTGGGTGGAGACAGACAACCGGGTGGAGACAGACGACCGGGTGGAGACAGACGACCGGGTGGAGACAGACGACCGGGTGGAGACAGACGACCGGGTGCAGACAGACAACCGGGTGGAGACAGACGACCGGATGGAGAGAGACGACCGGGTGCAGACAGACAACTGGGTGGAGACAGACGACCGGGTGGAGACAGATGACCGGGTGGAGAGAGACGACCAGGTGGAGACAGATGACCGGGTGCAGACAGACGACCGGGTGGATCTTGGAGAAGACACGATGATGTTTAAACAATCTGATGAAGGTGAGACCTTCACAGAGAGGAGGGTGACAGTGTGCCAGACTGACAACAGTCTGAGCATCTTGGACGGCCTGAACCTGGAGGAGATGGACGGCGGTTACGCCAGCAACAAGGGCGTTTTCAGTGACATCACTCAGCAAGAGAGCGGGGACAAATACGAGACCCCGATTGAAAGGGAGATCCGGTTAGTTCAGGAACGGGAGGAGAACCTGCGACGCTCGCGAGGCCTGAAGTTCAACAATGACCGCGTAGAGATGATCCAGATCAGAACCAAAAGTCTGCAGCCGCCGCCGCCGTCTGGCAGTGTCAGAGAGAAGAACCGGGTCAGCTTCATCATCCAGAGGGACACGCAGAGGAAGGACGACCCACAGCAGCAGGACGGAGGCCACAAAGATCCTCCACAGCAGCCGGCAGACATGAAGACAGAGTTCGACCTGCAGGACGAGGACAGGAGAACAGAAGACAGACCGTCTCCTTGCTGTCCTCACCGACACGTCGAGGACACGGGGCTGTACATCAGTCACATGACCGCAGCTCCCTCCTCCTTCATGGACTCAGAGGTCCGGGATCGAACGACTTCCTCCTCGTCCCACTCCTCTTCCTCGTCTCAGCGGGACTCGACCCTGACCTCGCCTCGGTCCTGGAGGGAGAACCTGGAGTCCACCGGCCTGCAGTCCAGAGGACAAGGAGCTCCAGACTTCATCGAGAAGGAGATCGAGGAGGCTCTGAGACGCGAGCAGGAGCTCCAGGAGCTGAGGAGGTCCAGGGAGGaaactcctctcttctctcctgctACTCTGGTGGAACAAGCAACCAAAATGGCCGTCAGTCAGTTCTACCCGCCTGCAAACACAGGTGTGTACTATTTATTCTGGACTCGGTGGAGGGAAACTAAAGAGTGAAGTCAGTAAGTTGGATTCAGGCTGAGAAACAGAACACGTGATTATTGACAGCTGCTGATAGAGTTCATGATGACGTGATCAGTAATTAAAGTAACTCATATTAACAGATCAAGTAGATTTACTGCACTTACTCTCCACCTTCTGCTGgtaacagcagcacaaacaaacagcttAGTTCAGGTTAGAAAAACATGATGTTCATACAGAAcaaatttattaacatttaagcagtgatggaagaagtactcagaccctttactgcagtaaaagtaccaatacagcaatttaaaaatactccattacaagtaaaagtacataagtattatgagcttgatgtagttaaagtattgcagtaaaagtacataagtattatgagcttgatgtagttaaagtattgcagtaaaagtacataagtattatgagcttgatgtagttaaagtattgcagtaaaagtacataagtattatgagcttgatgtagttaaagtattgcagtaaaagtagtggtttggtccctctgactgatatattattatatatgacatcattagattattaatagtgaagcatcagtgttagagcagcatgttactgttgtagctgctggaggtggagctagtttacactactttatatacagttagctagtttagtccagtggttcccaacctaggggtcggggccctccaaagggtcagcagataaatctgaggggtggtgagatgattaatgggagaggaaagaagaaaaaacaaagttctgatacacaaatctgttttcagtttttggactttttctctaatctttgatttttgctgaaatattggatcatttgaacatttattgaaatgaaagcatgtgagaagtttagagggaaaaatcactatttggtggagctgttaacaactcatagacatgtgaaatgtgaccccgactacacactgctttttgtaagacgtcaaaagacaaaaaggttggaaaccactggtttcatctttaacaatgtgttgtattttaaaagcttgttatattatccattgtgtcaaatctgcatctgaaaagtaactaaagctgtcaaataaatgtagtggagtagaaagtacaatatttccctctgaaatgtagaaagtagcatcacatggaaatactcattaaagtacaagtacctctaaactgtatttaagtaaatgtatttagttactttccaccactgacattTGAGTGAAACCAGTATCTCCCACGGATCTGAACCAAAGAGCTTTTATGAACCTTAATGTCATTTCTCGGGACAGCAGGCTTATAAATGAAAGACATGATGGATTATTTCTGTACAAACttatttttatagaaataaagtgaaacCAGCAACGTCTGAAAGAAGGAAATCTGTTCGTCTCTTATAAACTGCAGAGAATCAGTAACTTAACGAGAGAACAACCAAAGTCCAGAAAGGCTTCAGGATGAGAAGCTGCGATGTGTGTAATCAGTAACCAGGCGACGGGTTCAGCTGTcagtgaggtcagaggtcaacctGCTGACATCACACTGTGTCTTTCACCTGTTGTGTTTCAGATAAAGCTGAGAGcagtctgtcctcctcctcccctcgaCCCTCCAACTCCTT is a window of Thunnus thynnus chromosome 8, fThuThy2.1, whole genome shotgun sequence DNA encoding:
- the misp gene encoding A-kinase anchor protein 2, whose protein sequence is MVKTRTSRNQSDQDVQVHGSLAGSLSQSGSGLQGTCPGAPDPYAPQTPRPPDPYAPQTPRPPGTLSHRHNLLNQSDSDRSSILLLLVLVLVLVLKRDSRLSAGRQDVLTLQSFQTSSSVHHLPPSKPPPAGSTAPPSGSTAPPTGSTAPPAGSTAPPAGSTVPPAGSTAPPAGSTAPPAGSTAPPAGSTAPPAGSTAPPTGSTAPPAVMDSTPRRWVLKPLSPLLQPSDLRSIAGPARDDDSVFSFDSVSVSRSFSSVQVSSQQADESGDVVVQARHVAVSQDGGSTSDEWHPSSPSGPSSPSSSTGSHCGFYSFVEDPMSPEAELNEAWMVSPQRAVQLATLKEDQGFKLQTYSSSKKPGSLFSDSSDLEYKLDPNNHIEAVGDKEEQQLRQDIIRSQAPKKNLKLVERLSALQDLDLSRSPNKLMEGFSLSFSPVTIKPEPPRPTEQGIVDKEQINFSAARQQFLKMEQERLKAPIPLRSSKTHLNSSLQPDADVSSWRRPETDNRVKTEDRVERDDRVVTEDRVETDNRVKTDNWVETDNRVETDDRVETDDRVETDDRVETDDRVQTDNRVETDDRMERDDRVQTDNWVETDDRVETDDRVERDDQVETDDRVQTDDRVDLGEDTMMFKQSDEGETFTERRVTVCQTDNSLSILDGLNLEEMDGGYASNKGVFSDITQQESGDKYETPIEREIRLVQEREENLRRSRGLKFNNDRVEMIQIRTKSLQPPPPSGSVREKNRVSFIIQRDTQRKDDPQQQDGGHKDPPQQPADMKTEFDLQDEDRRTEDRPSPCCPHRHVEDTGLYISHMTAAPSSFMDSEVRDRTTSSSSHSSSSSQRDSTLTSPRSWRENLESTGLQSRGQGAPDFIEKEIEEALRREQELQELRRSREETPLFSPATLVEQATKMAVSQFYPPANTDKAESSLSSSSPRPSNSFIAAQPWTSSSSSSPTWVRSGPPPLRGLTETLLQDFEERRVRLKLDESSYAGIQPVDDVNNEVVESTRVVRHKNQRALRWEAGVFANQEDQ